In Desulfitobacterium chlororespirans DSM 11544, the following are encoded in one genomic region:
- a CDS encoding DUF6273 domain-containing protein gives MTQLLSDLPIGSKIKYGTYKVENSSVEPIIWRIVDKNHAGYPDDSVTLLTDRIIDFRGFDAKEPGNGSSGRVEYGNNRYRTSNLRQWLNSNGAANSWWSAQNLTGGTANTNNHDAQPDNLGMNGEPTGYSDIPGFLNNFTADELSKILDTSITVAKNTITDGGGSETVIDKIFLLSCTEVGLPNENGIAEGGILAEFSNNASRVAYPTYQVWSNTLTSNRASVSSSAWHWWLRTPRATESGYERGIYTDGSLNSFWCITSYGIRPAMNLASDIMVSDLPDENGIYSMVWEVSLNLRTTEIGQEMNDTVLTTTSPSISSDGFSGGRDDALDVLKMLPQFFDPFKHLDLRLNVPKIGKATIKGAVEDSTTVITGKTDKHLEVGDRLWTGIENEILDLNGNFSEHIVVDATVINSAHSTEGNGGRRFVNLANGWLVAVTYNATDKKYHYRVSKNGAPFEDLCQYSHPQNTGRISIVPRGNSIYSLLAFPTQIVNLHFDATTVSNIDLSTVSTSVGKYGTANADTGQTETGNVALGINETSTELHACWSSKNSTYPNSFNIRYAKGTINQDGSVTWGSTEQITKYNTATYNIFAGKPSILLDGNGIPIVLIEQPEISFDGGTSVRAASAIAAMKRDSGFSTNTYLNSPWTYSLVYYSPSPYVQATPSAIYVSSGINGLPDGRIWVAWSGTDATYTVGGCLRIAYSDDGGQTWSTMERLTTGNSSGRYPTITVNKDNEIHIVFVAATTNNYGIKSIKNVDGVWGPITQIENDTSDGSTSGHPSAIFDPSMTFTVPLFIYTHEKEAKVGFYGAWTVGEGYTLEMQNPCTLTDGQQVPIVDLQVSQRNTQIPLHSIESNQINYRLETNDVVVDLTVEGKETELSSLAYAIS, from the coding sequence ATGACACAGTTACTTTCTGATTTACCAATTGGTAGTAAAATTAAATATGGCACCTACAAAGTCGAAAATAGCTCTGTGGAACCCATAATATGGAGGATAGTCGATAAGAACCACGCGGGCTATCCAGACGATTCAGTGACATTGTTAACAGATAGGATAATCGATTTCCGCGGTTTCGATGCCAAGGAGCCTGGCAACGGCTCGTCGGGTCGGGTCGAGTATGGGAATAATCGCTATCGTACATCGAACCTGAGACAATGGTTAAATAGTAATGGGGCCGCCAATTCATGGTGGTCGGCCCAGAATCTTACTGGGGGCACCGCTAATACAAATAATCATGATGCACAACCTGATAATTTAGGCATGAATGGTGAGCCAACTGGCTATAGTGATATTCCAGGATTTCTCAATAACTTCACAGCCGACGAGTTATCAAAAATTTTAGATACGAGTATAACGGTGGCGAAAAATACGATTACCGATGGGGGTGGTAGTGAAACAGTTATTGACAAAATATTTCTTCTGTCATGTACCGAGGTGGGACTTCCGAATGAGAACGGTATTGCAGAAGGTGGTATTTTAGCCGAATTTAGTAATAATGCCAGCAGGGTAGCTTATCCCACATATCAGGTATGGAGTAATACATTGACCAGTAATAGGGCGTCGGTTTCATCATCCGCTTGGCATTGGTGGCTGAGGACACCACGGGCGACGGAGTCAGGTTATGAGCGTGGAATATATACCGATGGCTCCTTGAATAGTTTCTGGTGCATAACTTCATATGGTATTCGCCCTGCCATGAATCTGGCCTCAGATATTATGGTATCCGATCTACCTGACGAAAACGGTATTTATTCTATGGTTTGGGAGGTATCTCTCAATCTGAGGACCACAGAAATCGGCCAGGAAATGAATGATACCGTATTGACTACGACCTCCCCTTCTATCTCTTCGGACGGTTTTAGTGGCGGTCGAGATGATGCATTGGATGTCCTCAAAATGCTTCCCCAGTTCTTCGATCCATTCAAACACTTGGACCTACGACTCAACGTCCCAAAGATTGGTAAGGCAACAATCAAAGGTGCAGTAGAAGATTCCACTACTGTAATTACAGGAAAAACGGATAAGCACCTGGAGGTAGGTGATAGGCTATGGACGGGGATTGAGAATGAAATATTAGACCTGAATGGAAACTTCTCCGAGCATATAGTTGTGGATGCCACTGTGATAAACTCTGCACACTCAACAGAAGGTAATGGTGGGCGAAGGTTCGTAAACTTGGCAAATGGATGGTTGGTCGCAGTAACCTATAACGCGACTGATAAAAAGTATCACTATAGGGTATCTAAGAATGGAGCACCGTTTGAAGATCTATGCCAATATAGTCACCCTCAAAACACGGGAAGAATTTCGATAGTCCCTAGAGGGAATAGTATTTACTCATTATTAGCTTTTCCTACACAAATCGTGAATTTACACTTTGATGCCACTACAGTAAGTAATATTGACTTATCTACCGTGTCGACATCGGTTGGAAAATACGGTACAGCGAACGCAGATACAGGACAAACAGAAACGGGTAACGTAGCCCTAGGTATCAACGAAACTAGCACAGAACTGCATGCATGTTGGAGTAGTAAGAACTCCACCTATCCGAACTCATTTAATATCAGATATGCCAAGGGGACAATCAACCAGGACGGTAGCGTGACCTGGGGCAGTACCGAACAGATAACTAAATATAATACTGCAACATATAATATATTTGCCGGGAAACCGAGTATACTGTTGGATGGTAATGGTATACCGATCGTTTTGATAGAGCAACCGGAGATATCCTTTGACGGTGGCACTAGCGTAAGGGCCGCGAGTGCCATAGCGGCAATGAAAAGGGATAGTGGGTTCTCTACGAATACCTATCTGAACTCTCCTTGGACATATAGTCTCGTATATTATAGCCCTAGCCCATATGTTCAGGCCACACCCTCCGCAATCTACGTCTCTTCCGGAATAAACGGATTACCGGATGGTCGTATATGGGTTGCATGGAGTGGGACTGATGCCACTTATACAGTGGGCGGGTGTTTGCGTATTGCTTACTCCGATGATGGGGGCCAAACTTGGAGCACGATGGAGAGGTTGACAACCGGTAATAGCTCCGGTAGGTACCCAACAATAACAGTAAACAAAGACAACGAGATTCATATTGTCTTCGTTGCAGCGACCACTAATAATTATGGTATCAAGAGTATTAAAAATGTGGATGGTGTATGGGGGCCAATTACCCAGATTGAAAATGATACCTCGGACGGATCAACCAGTGGGCATCCATCCGCTATATTTGATCCATCCATGACTTTCACAGTACCATTATTCATTTATACGCATGAGAAGGAAGCCAAGGTAGGTTTTTATGGTGCCTGGACGGTCGGTGAGGGTTACACTCTAGAAATGCAAAACCCCTGTACCCTCACAGACGGTCAGCAGGTACCAATAGTAGACCTCCAGGTCAGCCAAAGAAATACGCAAATCCCCTTACACTCGATCGAGTCAAATCAGATCAATTACCGATTAGAAACCAACGACGTGGTTGTGGATTTGACTGTAGAGGGCAAAGAAACAGAACTCAGCAGCCTGGCCTACGCTATAAGTTAG
- a CDS encoding phage tail protein I has product MNSLMDYSITDLLPDSLTKDAFLVALAEAVEIELKELYREAEMISNFYDVNRLPEILLNFVAHQKHVDFYDNALPIETKRRLVKESPYLHRIKGTPRAIEKAASTIFGRSKIDEWFDYNGDPFCFRISVESDKHGASEAELISLDKLINAYKNVRSHLDKISIYLASQGGMNFAGCALAGEHTIIYPWSTTKLEGKGNMRFGAGYQSMETTIIYPA; this is encoded by the coding sequence ATGAATAGTTTAATGGATTATTCCATAACCGACCTTCTCCCGGATAGCTTGACAAAAGATGCCTTCCTGGTTGCTTTAGCGGAGGCGGTAGAGATCGAGCTAAAAGAGCTGTATAGAGAAGCGGAAATGATTTCAAACTTTTATGATGTGAACAGACTCCCGGAGATTTTGCTTAATTTCGTCGCTCACCAGAAACATGTGGATTTTTATGATAATGCTTTGCCGATTGAGACAAAGAGAAGGTTAGTGAAGGAAAGCCCTTACTTGCACAGAATAAAAGGTACCCCTAGGGCCATTGAGAAGGCTGCATCAACGATCTTTGGCCGCAGCAAGATTGATGAGTGGTTTGATTATAATGGGGATCCATTTTGTTTTCGCATAAGCGTTGAGTCCGACAAGCACGGGGCCTCTGAAGCAGAGCTAATTTCGCTCGATAAACTGATTAACGCATACAAAAATGTTAGATCTCATTTAGATAAGATTAGCATCTATCTCGCCTCGCAAGGAGGAATGAACTTTGCAGGGTGCGCCTTGGCCGGTGAACACACAATTATTTATCCGTGGAGCACGACAAAACTCGAAGGTAAAGGAAATATGCGCTTTGGGGCGGGTTATCAATCAATGGAAACAACGATAATTTATCCTGCCTAA
- a CDS encoding phage tail protein → MAETFYTLLTNIGMAKIANAQALGTTVNLTHIAVGDGNGAYYNPTASRTALAREVWRGQISSIDVDADNPNWIVIDGVIPTSDGGFMVREAGVFDGAGDLIAIGKYPETYKPVVAEGSAKDLYIRLIIEVSNATTVTLKIDPAVVLATKINLNDARAEAKSYTDAALTAAKSYTDVHENKDAPHSGHETPAGAQAKADAATGVVANALVAHEDEFARYKSNVNLEFTDLRMQLEEANVLDFINKTGVGFYDLFQTTEYVDTAKTTATVDTTNKVVKFGTPSPSPARATVTLSDNPGNGDTLTIGDITYIFKTVISAAYDVAIGPDLGTTVSNLTKAIMLSGTAGVNYGTGTLMNDKVVVV, encoded by the coding sequence ATGGCAGAAACTTTTTACACGCTACTTACAAACATAGGTATGGCCAAAATAGCAAATGCGCAGGCATTGGGGACAACAGTGAATTTAACCCATATAGCTGTAGGTGATGGTAATGGGGCGTACTATAATCCTACTGCATCACGGACTGCGCTTGCTCGCGAGGTGTGGAGGGGGCAAATCAGCTCGATTGATGTTGACGCAGACAATCCAAATTGGATAGTGATTGATGGTGTTATTCCAACTAGTGACGGAGGTTTTATGGTCCGTGAGGCCGGTGTGTTTGATGGAGCTGGAGATTTAATCGCAATAGGCAAATATCCGGAAACCTATAAACCGGTTGTAGCCGAGGGGAGTGCGAAGGATCTTTATATCCGTCTGATTATTGAGGTTTCAAACGCAACAACAGTTACACTTAAAATTGATCCAGCGGTCGTGCTGGCTACGAAGATCAATCTTAATGATGCGAGGGCGGAAGCGAAATCCTATACCGACGCTGCGTTGACTGCGGCTAAAAGCTATACCGACGTCCATGAAAATAAGGATGCACCTCATTCAGGACATGAAACCCCTGCCGGAGCTCAAGCCAAAGCCGACGCGGCCACCGGCGTGGTAGCCAATGCCTTGGTTGCACATGAGGATGAATTTGCTCGCTACAAATCTAATGTAAATCTGGAATTCACCGATTTACGCATGCAGCTCGAAGAAGCCAACGTCCTGGATTTCATCAACAAAACAGGCGTGGGCTTTTACGATTTGTTTCAAACGACTGAATATGTGGACACGGCGAAAACGACGGCCACAGTCGATACGACAAATAAGGTTGTAAAGTTCGGAACCCCCTCGCCTTCCCCGGCCCGGGCAACGGTTACGCTTAGCGACAACCCCGGCAATGGAGATACCCTCACCATAGGGGATATAACTTATATTTTTAAAACGGTCATTTCGGCTGCTTATGACGTTGCCATTGGCCCGGATCTTGGGACGACGGTATCAAACTTAACAAAGGCAATAATGCTCAGCGGCACGGCTGGGGTCAATTACGGAACTGGGACACTGATGAATGATAAGGTGGTGGTAGTATGA
- a CDS encoding glycoside hydrolase family 25 protein produces the protein MHIVDLSEWQAPSAINYDTFAKQLSLAIVRVQYGAGYQDKHYKTHITELQKRGVPVAVYAWVRGKTIAEMEAEATAFYNRAKEFNPAMWWLDVEEQSMTDMRSGVSAYQRWLRSLGAGKVGVYIAHHLYGQFNVNVAEFDAVWIPHYGRNDGTRNSKPSYPCDIHQYTDKGSLPGYNGSLDLNAVISSKDI, from the coding sequence ATGCATATCGTTGACCTTTCCGAGTGGCAAGCCCCGTCCGCGATTAACTATGACACATTTGCAAAGCAGCTTAGCCTTGCCATTGTCAGGGTACAGTATGGTGCCGGCTATCAAGATAAACACTATAAGACCCACATCACGGAGCTGCAAAAGCGTGGTGTGCCGGTGGCCGTATACGCTTGGGTTCGCGGCAAAACCATTGCTGAGATGGAGGCAGAGGCCACGGCTTTTTACAACAGGGCTAAGGAATTTAATCCGGCTATGTGGTGGCTTGACGTGGAGGAGCAGTCCATGACGGATATGCGTAGTGGGGTATCTGCTTATCAACGGTGGCTAAGGTCATTGGGGGCCGGCAAAGTGGGGGTGTATATTGCTCACCATCTCTATGGCCAGTTTAACGTCAATGTGGCTGAATTTGACGCTGTGTGGATTCCGCATTATGGGCGCAATGATGGGACCAGGAACTCAAAGCCCTCTTATCCTTGCGACATCCACCAATACACGGATAAGGGGAGTCTGCCGGGATACAATGGCAGCCTGGATCTAAATGCTGTTATTTCGAGTAAGGACATT